The Saccharomyces paradoxus chromosome VIII, complete sequence genome has a window encoding:
- the HTD2 gene encoding hydroxyacyl-thioester dehydratase HTD2 (Mitochondrial 3-hydroxyacyl-thioester dehydratase~similar to YHR067W) produces the protein MKSKTWIFKDILSSHRIKAFDSLLSRRLPASKATKHLQVGEHFLFFPPSFEKLDRDGYFNYQNPAILLGNPDLRYRRRIWGQGELIQYLPVNLDQEYTCHESIKYVKKLRDDHIVCIERSVLQERPENVSSATSICLLERRVLMYTNSFANKIAVKVPVEKEKYKRLISFTITDMDIVAYGQMSLNPHRIHWDKEYSRHVEGYDDIIMQGPFSVQLLLKCIQPLLEKPIKQLRYRNLNYIYPNTTLSICQSLNSSSRKYTFQVRDLQETNLVYLKADVFC, from the coding sequence ATGAAATCTAAAACGTGGATTTTCAAGGATATCTTATCTAGCCACCGCATTAAAGCGTTCGATAGTCTGCTTTCGAGGAGACTCCCTGCATCAAAGGCAACGAAGCATCTTCAAGTGGGAGAGCATTTCCTGTTCTTCCCACCATCGTTTGAAAAACTGGATAGAGATGGTTATTTTAACTACCAAAATCCTGCTATTCTATTAGGGAACCCTGATTTACGTTATCGTAGAAGGATTTGGGGACAAGGAGAGCTTATTCAGTATTTACCGGTCAACTTAGACCAGGAGTATACATGCCACGAATCAATCAAAtacgtaaaaaaattacgaGACGACCATATTGTGTGTATTGAAAGGTCCGTTTTACAAGAAAGGCCTGAAAATGTGTCGAGTGCTACTTCCATCTGCTTATTGGAGAGAAGAGTGTTAATGTACACCAATTCATTCGCTAACAAGATTGCAGTAAAGGTCCCCGTGGAGAAGGAGAAATATAAAAGATTAATAAGTTTTACTATTACTGATATGGATATTGTAGCTTACGGTCAGATGTCTCTGAATCCGCATCGAATTCATTGGGACAAAGAATACAGCCGCCATGTTGAGGGCTACGATGATATCATCATGCAAGGTCCCTTTTCGGTCCAATTATTACTAAAATGCATCCAGCCACTTTTGGAAAAACCGATCAAGCAACTGCGATACCGCAATTTGAATTATATATACCCAAACACTACTTTGAGCATATGTCAGTCTTTGAACTCTTCGAGCAGGAAGTACACCTTTCAAGTTAGGGACCTTCAGGAAACCAACCTGGTCTACTTGAAAGCTGATGTTTTCTGTTGA
- the DYS1 gene encoding deoxyhypusine synthase (Deoxyhypusine synthase~similar to YHR068W), producing MTDINEKLPELLQDAVLKASVPIPDDFVKVQGIDYSKPEATNMRATDLIDAMKTMGFQASSVGTACEIIDSMRSWRGKHIDELDDHEKKGCFDEEGYQKTTIFMGYTSNLISSGVRETLRYLVQHKMVDAVVTSAGGVEEDLIKCLAPTYLGEFALKGKSLRDQGMNRIGNLLVPNDNYCKFEEWIVPILDKMLEEQDEYVKKHGADCLEANQDVDSPIWTPSKMIDRFGKEINDESSVLYWAHKNKIPIFCPSLTDGSIGDMLFFHTFKASPKQLRVDIVGDIRKINSMSMAAYRAGMIILGGGLIKHHIANACLMRNGADYAVYINTGQEYDGSDAGARPDEAVSWGKIKAEAKSVKLFADVTTVLPLIVAATFASGRPIKKVRN from the coding sequence atgacCGATATCAACGAAAAACTACCAGAGTTATTGCAAGACGCTGTCTTGAAAGCATCTGTTCCTATTCCGGATGACTTCGTTAAGGTTCAAGGTATTGACTACTCAAAGCCTGAAGCCACTAATATGAGAGCAACTGACTTAATTGATGCCATGAAGACCATGGGTTTCCAAGCTAGTTCTGTAGGCACTGCCTGTGAAATTATTGATAGTATGAGATCATGGAGAGGTAAGCATATCGACGAATTGGATGAccatgaaaagaaaggttGCTTCGATGAGGAAGGGTACCAAAAGACTACTATCTTTATGGGTTACACTTCTAACTTGATCAGTTCCGGTGTACGTGAAACTTTGCGTTATTTGGTTCAGCACAAGATGGTTGATGCTGTTGTTACTTCTGCTGGTGGTGTGGAAGAAGATTTAATCAAATGTCTTGCTCCTACTTACTTGGGTGAATTTGCATTGAAAGGTAAGTCTTTGCGTGACCAAGGTATGAATCGTATTGGTAATTTGCTTGTTCCAAACGATAACTACTGTAAGTTTGAAGAGTGGATTGTTCCAATCTTGGATAAGATGTTGGAAGAACAGGATGAGTACGTAAAGAAACATGGAGCTGATTGTTTGGAAGCTAACCAAGACGTGGATTCACCAATCTGGACCCCATCTAAGATGATTGATCGTTTCGGTAAGGAAATCAACGATGAATCATCCGTCTTGTACTGGGCCCACAAGAACAAAATCCCAATCTTTTGTCCATCTTTGACCGATGGGTCAATCGGTGATATGTTGTTTTTCCATACTTTCAAAGCATCGCCAAAACAACTAAGAGTTGACATTGTTGGAGATATCCGCAAAATCAACTCAATGTCCATGGCCGCTTACAGAGCCGGTATGATTATCCTAGGTGGTGGTTTGATCAAGCATCACATTGCCAATGCTTGTTTAATGAGAAATGGTGCTGATTACGCTGTTTACATCAACACTGGCCAAGAGTACGATGGTTCTGATGCAGGTGCTAGACCCGACGAAGCTGTGTCTTGGGGTAAGATCAAGGCTGAAGCCAAATCCGTCAAACTTTTTGCTGATGTTACCACTGTTCTCCCATTGATTGTTGCTGCTACTTTTGCCAGTGGTAGGCCAATCAAAAAAGTTAGGAATTGA
- the RRP4 gene encoding exosome non-catalytic core subunit RRP4 (Exosome non-catalytic core component~similar to YHR069C) — protein MSEVITITKRNGAFQNSSNLSYNNSGISDDEDDEQDIYMRDVNSASKDESDSQIVTPGELVTDDPIWMRGHGTYFLDNMTYSSVAGTVSRVNRLLSVIPLKGRYAPETGDHVVGRIAEVGNKRWKVDIGGKQHAVLMLGSVNLPGGILRRKSESDELQMRSFLKEGDLLNAEVQSLFQDGSASLHTRSLKYGKLRNGMFCQVPSSLIVRAKNHTHNLPGNITVVLGVNGYIWLRKTSQMDLARDTPSANNSASSKSPGPTGAVSLNPSITRLEEESSWQIYSDENDPLISNNIRQAICRYANVIKALAFCEIGITQQRIVSAYEASMVYSNIGELIEKNVMESIGSDILTAEKMRGNGN, from the coding sequence ATGTCTGAAGTTATCACAATTACCAAGCGGAACGGTGCCTTTCAAAATTCATCTAACCTGTCCTATAACAACTCAGGGATATCagatgacgaagacgatgaacaagatatatatatgcgGGATGTTAACTCAGCTTCTAAAGATGAGTCTGATTCTCAAATTGTGACACCAGGTGAACTGGTCACTGACGACCCTATCTGGATGAGAGGTCACGGTACgtattttcttgataataTGACTTACTCCTCCGTTGCCGGTACCGTATCGCGTGTCAATAGGCTGCTATCGGTTATTCCATTGAAAGGCCGTTATGCTCCAGAGACCGGTGATCACGTCGTAGGAAGAATTGCTGAAGTGGGAAATAAGAGATGGAAAGTGGACATTGGCGGTAAGCAACATGCAGTGCTTATGTTAGGCTCTGTGAATTTGCCAGGTGGTATTctaagaagaaaatctgAAAGTGATGAACTGCAAATGAGAAGCTTCCTCAAAGAAGGTGATCTACTGAATGCAGAAGTTCAGTCATTATTCCAAGATGGTAGTGCATCCCTACACACCAGATCTCTAAAGTATGGGAAGTTAAGAAATGGTATGTTTTGCCAAGTTCCGAGTTCTTTAATCGTCAGAGCCAAGAACCATACTCATAATTTGCCCGGCAACATAACCGTGGTTCTCGGAGTCAATGGTTACATATGGTTAAGGAAAACATCTCAGATGGATTTAGCAAGGGATACGCCGTCCGCGAACAACAGCGCCTCAAGTAAATCGCCTGGGCCTACTGGTGCAGTATCATTGAATCCCTCAATCACAAgactagaagaagaatcttCATGGCAAATATACTCCGACGAAAACGACCCTTTGATATCGAACAACATACGACAAGCAATTTGCCGATATGCGAACGTGATAAAAGCGTTGGCGTTCTGCGAAATTGGCATCACTCAACAGCGTATAGTGAGCGCTTACGAAGCTAGTATGGTCTACTCAAATATAGGTGAACTGATTGAGAAAAACGTAATGGAATCCATAGGCAGTGATATTCTAACCGCCGAAAAAATGAGAGGTAACGGCaactaa
- the TRM5 gene encoding tRNA (guanine) methyltransferase (tRNA(m(1)G37)methyltransferase~similar to YHR070W), translating into MKIALPVFRRLNRLISSYKMSGVFPYNPPVNREMRELDRSFFVTKIPMCAVKFPEPKNISLFSKNFKNCILRVPRIPHVVKLHAAKTVDEPTSVQNKKLKTAAGNNGPIMKGVLLHESIHSVEDAYANLPEEALAFLKENSAEIVPHEYVLDYDFWKAEEILRAVLPEQFLEEVPTGFTITGHVAHLNLRTEFKPFDSLIGQVILDKNNKIECVVDKVSSIATQFRTFPMKVIAGKSDSLVVEQKESNCTFKFDFSKVYWNSRLHTEHERLVKQYFQPGQVVCDVFAGVGPFAIPAGKKDVIVLANDLNPESYKYLKENIALNKVTKTVKFFNMDGAEFIRRSPQLLQQWIQDEEGGKITIPLPLKKRHRSQQHQEQQPPQPRTKEVIIPSHISHYVMNLPDSAISFLGNFRGIFATHTHTATDTIKMPWVHVHCFEKYPPGEDVTEHELHARVHARIIAALKVTADDLPLSAVSLHLVRKVAPTKPMYCASFQLPATV; encoded by the coding sequence ATGAAAATTGCACTGCCAGTATTCCGGAGACTTAACAGATTGATCAGTTCGTATAAGATGTCAGGAGTGTTCCCATACAACCCACCGGTAAATCGTGAAATGCGAGAATTGGATAGGTCATTTTTTGTCACCAAGATACCAATGTGTGCAGTCAAGTTCCCCGAACCCAAAAATATCAGCCTGTTCTCTAAAAACTTCAAGAATTGCATTCTGAGGGTGCCACGTATCCCGCACGTTGTTAAGTTACACGCAGCCAAGACAGTGGACGAACCGACAAGCGTACAGAACAAGAAGCTGAAGACGGCAGCTGGTAATAATGGCCCAATAATGAAAGGTGTGCTGCTACACGAATCCATCCACAGCGTCGAGGATGCGTATGCAAACTTGCCCGAGGAGGCATTGGCGTTTCTCAAGGAGAACAGTGCGGAAATTGTACCACATGAATATGTGCTCGATTATGATTTCTGGAAGGCTGAGGAGATTCTTCGAGCAGTACTGCCTGAGCAATTCCTGGAAGAAGTCCCAACGGGTTTCACCATCACAGGCCACGTTGCGCATTTGAACTTGCGTACCGAGTTCAAACCATTCGACTCGCTCATCGGTCAAGTTATCCTGGacaagaacaacaaaattgaatgTGTCGTAGACAAAGTCAGCTCCATTGCTACACAGTTCAGAACTTTCCCTATGAAAGTTATCGCTGGGAAAAGCGATAGTTTAGTGGTCGAGCAGAAAGAATCCAACTGCACCTTCAAATTCGACTTTAGCAAGGTTTACTGGAACTCTAGACTGCACACAGAGCATGAAAGACTGGTCAAACAATACTTCCAGCCTGGCCAAGTAGTCTGCGATGTCTTCGCAGGCGTGGGGCCCTTTGCCATACCCGCAGGCAAGAAGGATGTCATCGTTTTGGCCAACGACTTGAATCCGGAAAGCTACAAGTACTTGAAAGAGAACATCGCGCTGAACAAAGTGACGAAGACCGTTAAATTCTTTAACATGGACGGCGCTGAGTTCATCCGCCGTTCGCCACAGCTATTACAACAGTGGAttcaagatgaagaggGCGGCAAGATTACGATTCCTCTGCCTTTGAAGAAACGACACAGATCTCAGCAACACCAGGAACAACAACCGCCACAACCACGCACCAAAGAAGTGATCATTCCGTCACATATTAGCCACTATGTCATGAATCTCCCAGACAGCGCCATTTCCTTCCTAGGAAACTTCCGCGGCATCTTTGCAACACACACCCACACTGCTACTGATACCATCAAAATGCCATGGGTGCACGTGCATTGTTTCGAAAAGTACCCGCCTGGCGAGGATGTCACTGAGCACGAGTTGCATGCGCGCGTGCATGCACGTATTATTGCCGCGCTCAAGGTCACCGCGGACGACCTTCCATTGAGTGCCGTCTCGTTGCATTTGGTGCGCAAAGTTGCGCCTACGAAACCGATGTATTGCGCGAGTTTCCAACTTCCGGCTACCGTGTGA